AGATCGAAGACGTCGCGGCGGTGATCGGCGCTGCCGGCGCGCCTGTCGACCTCGTGGGGCACTCGTACGGGGCGCATTGCGCGCTCGGCGCCGCGGCGATGGCGCCGGCGAGCATCAAGCATCTTGTGCTGTACGAACCGCCGCTGGTCGACGACGTGCGGGGGGCAGTCGCGCAGGCGTTCGAGCAGAACGAGGCTTCGGAAGCCGTCGCACAGTTCTTGGAGAAGAATCTCCAAACCCGAAGGAGCAGGTGGAAGCGCTGCGAGAGACGCCCATCTTTGAATACCTGGTCAGCTTCGCGCCATCGATGCCATCGGAAGGTCGCGCGCTGATGGACCACGGATTCGATGCGGCTAAGTTCGCATCGTTGACGATGCCCGCGTTGTTCTTGCAGGGAAGCGTGACGCAGGAGCGGCTCGGCAGGGTGCTCCGTCAACTGGAGCCGCACATGCCGCAGGCCGAGTGGGTGACGTTCGAGGGCCAGGGCCACGCCGCAATGATGACGGTGCCGGACGCGTTCACGAAGACCGTGCTCGAGTTCCTGCGACGGTAGCGTTGCCGCTGCGCGGCACAGCAAACAACAAACGGCAAACAGTAAAGGATGGCGCCGCAGTCTCGCCTACGGTTTGCTGTTTGCTGTTTGTTTTAAGCGCGCAGCGCTTCAGCGCCTCTGCTGGCTGGTGCGGCGGCGGCGGGTCTCGGCGATGCGCAGGCGGATGAGCGCGCGCTGCAACGACGCCTGTACTGCTGCGAGATCCTCGGTGCTCTCACGGCGTTCGAGCGCCTGGCGGGCACGCTCGCGCGCCTCTTCGGCGCGGGCGACGTCGATCTCCTCCGCGTGCTCGGCGGCGTCGGCGAGGACGATCACCCTGTCGTTGAGCACTTCAAAGAAGCCGCCGGTGACGGCGAACGGCGTCTCTTCGCCGCCCTTCTTGAGGATCAATTCGCCCGGCGCGAGCATCGTCATGAACGGGGCGTGTCGCGGCAACACGGCGAGTTGGCCTTCGACGCCGGGAGCGATCACTTCATCGACGCCCGTCTCTTCGAGCAGCTTCCGTTCGATCGTGACGATCTCGACCGTGAGCGGCATGTGATTACTCGCCTGCTGCCATCTGCTGCGCTTTTTCCGTCGCCTGGTCAATCGTACCGACATTGACGAAGGCCTGCTCGGGCAACGCATCGTGGTTGCCTTCGAGGATCTCCTTGAAGCCGCGGATCGTCTCGCGGAGCGGCACGTACTGGCCCGGGATGCCGGTGAAGATCTCACCCATGTACATCGCCTGGCCCAGAAAGCGCTCGATGCGGCGGGCGCGGGCGACGGTCTGCTTGTCGTCGTCGGACAGTTCTTCGACGCCGAGGATGGCGATGATGTCCTGCAGGTCCTTGTAGCGCTGCAGCACGCGCTGGACGCCGCGCGCGATACCGAAGTGCTCCTCGCCGACGATGTTCGGGTCGAGGGCGCGGGAGGACGAGGACAGCGGGTCCATCGACGGGTAGATCGCCTTCTCGAAGATGCCGCGGTCGAGCGCGACGACGGCGTCGAGGTGGCCGAACGTCGTCGCGACGCCGGGGTCCGTGTAGTCGTCGGCGGGGACGTAGATCGCCTGGAACGACGTGATCGAACCGCGCTTCGTCGTCGTGATGC
This is a stretch of genomic DNA from Dehalococcoidia bacterium. It encodes these proteins:
- a CDS encoding alpha/beta hydrolase — its product is MDHGFDAAKFASLTMPALFLQGSVTQERLGRVLRQLEPHMPQAEWVTFEGQGHAAMMTVPDAFTKTVLEFLRR
- a CDS encoding alpha/beta hydrolase; the protein is MDYVTSADGTRIAFERSGDGPPLVLVHGSINDRRAWSLAVPAFAEHFSVYAMDRRGRGESGEPGEHQFACQIEDVAAVIGAAGAPVDLVGHSYGAHCALGAAAMAPASIKHLVLYEPPLVDDVRGAVAQAFEQNEASEAVAQFLEKNLQTRRSRWKRCERRPSLNTWSASRHRCHRKVAR
- a CDS encoding F0F1 ATP synthase subunit epsilon, whose protein sequence is MPLTVEIVTIERKLLEETGVDEVIAPGVEGQLAVLPRHAPFMTMLAPGELILKKGGEETPFAVTGGFFEVLNDRVIVLADAAEHAEEIDVARAEEARERARQALERRESTEDLAAVQASLQRALIRLRIAETRRRRTSQQRR